One genomic segment of Ignavibacteriota bacterium includes these proteins:
- a CDS encoding T9SS type A sorting domain-containing protein, whose translation MKKVSVFLLFLMLVFASNTIFSQIPVVSSPDNQQVLEGEVATFSVTLIGGLQPVTYQWQATFDQNASNFANIPGAMSSSYSTSPTTLSMDGGWYRCAVTNDSGTTYSNYAVLSVEPIVSPTITSHPSNQNINIGEAATFSVSATGTLPLQYQWYANSILIPGATLSTYTTDIINDIEFDGTTIYCIVTNIGGSKQSNAATLNVSYENARITDGLQVLYNFKEGSGDIVYDESGVGTPLNLTISNPTKVIWTNKGLNVYTENRIKSTSVASKIINSCVTSNEMTFEAWFIPTDMVQRSVYARIMTMTNTSKSTSNIKLDQLGTNYNFHVRTVSTGLNGDEFTNINNAQKLIHYVATKNAAGNVRIYLNGTKVVDELLSGNFSNWDPGYYLYLGSDAENNVFWQGTFYLTAIYSRSLSESEINQNYFFGVESDIFPLITAQPTDVLLKPTGQTATFSVTAIGNAPISYQWYRNNGLISGATSSTYTTPILTLGYNNNTYKCIISSPDGSIESNSALLTITEPDVRITQDIIAQYTFTEGSGSIINDVSGVGEPIDLVINTPEAINWIQNGLEINSEANIFSTSAASKIYEMCTSTNQLTIETWIKPANKTQNYPSRIVTYSQDGLARNVSLSQEADQYSGRLRTSVTTTNASPYVVSLNSPVEEKPQHVVYVFREDGVAIIFVNGVEKVRKTIGGDFSTWTDSYRLGIANEVIDSRPWLGTFNYLAIFNRRLTSEEVLHNYEIGPYGVEVGVNAPSDLVSSANEVGKISLSWTDNATNEDSYIIERSEVVPQVWSDIDTLSSNTVNFIDSNILEGRNYTYRVKVTNSFLDIDTIYSNETTVISLIKNPAGLVGKADQLGQINLSWTDNSNGENGFNIERTLGEVEPFVYTVVGSVGPNITTYDDFGIEEGVIYAYRINAFTEFISSNNSNVMSLRSKASFINAPTDLAIELDPIYGQPVLNWTDNAFNENGFIIERRLVTIGSIFSVIDSVGADITTYTDLTVTDSTSYIYRVFAFNDEYISDKSSEIYIDVLVGVEEENIPNEFGLLQNYPNPFNPSTTFAFNLPKESNVILTIYNLIGQKIQVVTENNYSAGRHEILFDASNLTSGIYLYSIKAISNTGEKFIQTKKFILLK comes from the coding sequence ATGAAAAAGGTATCCGTTTTTTTACTTTTTTTAATGTTAGTTTTTGCATCAAATACAATTTTTTCGCAAATTCCCGTTGTTTCATCACCAGATAATCAGCAAGTTTTAGAAGGAGAAGTTGCTACTTTTTCAGTAACTTTGATCGGAGGGCTTCAACCGGTCACATATCAGTGGCAGGCAACTTTTGATCAAAATGCATCGAATTTTGCAAATATTCCTGGTGCAATGAGTTCATCTTATTCTACGTCGCCAACAACCTTATCAATGGATGGAGGCTGGTATAGATGTGCTGTAACTAATGATTCGGGAACAACATATTCAAATTATGCAGTTCTTTCGGTTGAACCAATTGTTAGTCCAACAATTACAAGTCACCCATCAAATCAAAATATAAATATTGGTGAAGCAGCTACTTTCTCAGTTAGCGCGACAGGCACACTTCCATTACAATATCAGTGGTATGCAAATTCAATTTTAATTCCCGGCGCAACTTTATCTACATATACAACAGATATAATAAATGATATAGAATTTGATGGAACGACAATTTACTGTATTGTAACAAATATTGGTGGTTCAAAACAGAGTAATGCTGCAACTTTAAATGTTTCATACGAAAACGCTAGAATTACTGATGGCTTGCAAGTTTTATATAATTTTAAAGAAGGTTCAGGTGATATTGTCTATGATGAATCTGGAGTCGGAACTCCTCTAAATCTAACAATTAGCAATCCCACAAAAGTTATTTGGACAAATAAGGGACTGAATGTCTATACTGAAAATAGAATTAAATCTACATCTGTAGCTTCAAAAATAATTAATTCTTGTGTTACCTCGAATGAAATGACATTTGAAGCTTGGTTTATACCAACTGATATGGTTCAGAGAAGTGTTTATGCAAGAATAATGACAATGACAAATACAAGTAAATCAACTTCTAATATTAAATTGGATCAGTTAGGTACAAATTATAATTTTCACGTTAGGACCGTATCAACTGGCCTAAATGGTGATGAATTCACCAACATAAACAATGCTCAAAAATTAATACACTATGTAGCAACAAAAAATGCCGCAGGAAATGTTAGAATATATCTAAATGGAACAAAAGTTGTTGATGAATTGCTTTCTGGAAATTTTTCGAATTGGGATCCAGGGTATTATCTCTATTTAGGTAGTGATGCAGAAAATAATGTTTTTTGGCAAGGAACTTTTTATTTAACAGCTATATATAGTCGTTCTTTAAGCGAATCTGAAATCAACCAAAACTACTTTTTTGGAGTTGAAAGTGATATTTTTCCTTTAATTACTGCGCAGCCTACAGATGTTCTTTTAAAACCAACAGGTCAAACAGCAACATTTTCAGTTACCGCAATAGGTAACGCTCCAATATCTTATCAATGGTATAGAAATAATGGCTTAATATCAGGAGCAACTAGCTCAACTTATACAACTCCTATTTTAACTCTCGGTTATAATAATAATACCTATAAGTGTATAATCTCAAGCCCTGATGGCTCAATAGAAAGTAATTCAGCACTTTTAACTATTACCGAACCTGATGTTAGAATAACACAGGATATTATTGCACAATATACTTTTACAGAGGGTTCTGGCTCAATAATAAATGATGTTTCGGGAGTAGGCGAGCCGATTGATTTAGTAATTAATACTCCAGAAGCTATTAATTGGATACAAAATGGATTAGAAATAAATTCAGAAGCGAATATCTTTTCTACAAGTGCAGCATCAAAAATTTATGAAATGTGTACTTCCACAAATCAGTTAACAATTGAAACATGGATAAAACCGGCTAATAAAACTCAGAATTATCCTTCAAGAATTGTTACATATTCACAAGATGGTTTAGCACGTAACGTTTCACTTTCTCAAGAAGCTGATCAGTATTCTGGAAGATTAAGAACTTCAGTAACTACGACCAACGCATCACCTTATGTTGTGTCATTAAATTCACCAGTTGAAGAAAAACCACAACATGTTGTTTATGTATTTAGAGAAGATGGAGTAGCCATTATATTTGTTAATGGAGTCGAAAAAGTTAGAAAAACAATTGGTGGTGATTTTTCTACATGGACTGACTCTTATAGACTTGGAATAGCAAATGAAGTAATAGATTCAAGACCTTGGTTAGGTACTTTTAATTATTTAGCCATATTCAATAGAAGATTAACATCAGAGGAAGTTTTACACAATTATGAAATAGGACCTTATGGAGTTGAAGTAGGGGTAAATGCTCCATCTGATTTAGTATCTTCCGCAAACGAAGTTGGTAAAATTTCTTTAAGTTGGACAGACAACGCGACAAATGAAGATAGTTATATTATTGAAAGAAGTGAAGTAGTTCCTCAAGTTTGGTCAGACATTGATACATTATCATCAAATACTGTAAATTTTATTGATTCAAATATTTTAGAAGGAAGAAACTATACATATCGTGTTAAAGTTACTAATTCATTTTTAGATATAGATACAATATACAGTAATGAAACTACAGTTATTTCTTTAATTAAAAATCCAGCTGGATTAGTTGGAAAAGCAGATCAATTGGGTCAAATTAATTTAAGTTGGACTGATAATTCGAATGGTGAAAATGGTTTTAATATTGAGCGAACTTTAGGTGAAGTTGAACCATTTGTTTATACTGTTGTTGGCTCTGTTGGACCAAATATTACGACCTATGATGATTTTGGGATTGAAGAAGGCGTTATATATGCTTATAGGATAAACGCATTTACTGAATTTATCTCATCAAATAATAGTAATGTTATGAGTTTAAGAAGTAAAGCCTCATTTATTAATGCTCCAACTGATTTAGCAATAGAACTTGATCCTATTTACGGACAACCGGTTTTAAATTGGACTGATAATGCATTTAATGAAAATGGATTTATAATTGAAAGAAGATTAGTGACAATAGGTTCAATATTTTCTGTAATTGATTCTGTTGGAGCTGACATTACAACTTATACCGATCTTACTGTTACAGATAGTACATCATACATATATAGGGTTTTTGCTTTCAATGATGAATATATTTCAGATAAAAGTTCGGAAATTTATATTGATGTTTTGGTAGGTGTGGAAGAAGAAAATATTCCCAATGAATTTGGATTATTACAGAATTATCCAAATCCATTTAATCCATCAACTACCTTTGCTTTTAATCTTCCCAAAGAATCTAATGTTATTTTGACAATTTATAATCTAATAGGTCAAAAAATACAAGTTGTTACAGAAAATAATTATTCAGCTGGAAGACATGAAATTTTGTTTGATGCAAGCAATCTAACATCTGGAATATATTTGTATTCGATAAAAGCAATTTCAAATACAGGTGAGAAATTCATTCAAACTAAGAAATTTATATTACTTAAATAA
- a CDS encoding glycosyltransferase family 39 protein, translated as MIFLGVVFRLSQFLFNRSLWPDESSLALNIVERNYLEFLKPLDYHQGAPFGFLIIVKFFINTFGNTDLILRLFPFITSIVGLLLFYKVAKYNLTSRATIIALGLFTFSDPLIYYASEIKQYSNDVTAMLLILLAAYKVIENNKLGNYIVFAFTGAILLWFSHPTMFMLAGTGIALGIFYLVNGEKKSLKTLVFTIGFWLLSFAFFYLVSLKYLAHDTYMEGFWQLSFFPRNPFSNKIDFISWYLERPFKIFEHPVGLYFTGLGVITFILGSLEFYKTRKLKFFVIILPLIVTIAVSFMRKYPFNHRLILFLVPIFLMMIANGVSLLFNKKYISSKKFGILVLILLFLHPVTNSFRKLNTPRTRDEIKLAIEFIKENRKKEDTIYLYNLAETGFKYYSSQYGFSDDEYIIGPYFKGKWEDAEKYLGTKRFWIFFTHISPYHPHAKEFYLSFLRENGKELKSFTADGASVYLYDLSQKK; from the coding sequence TTGATATTTCTTGGGGTTGTATTTAGATTATCTCAATTTTTGTTTAATCGTTCGCTTTGGCCTGATGAGTCTTCTTTAGCATTAAATATTGTTGAAAGAAACTATTTAGAATTTTTAAAACCTCTTGATTATCATCAAGGTGCACCGTTTGGTTTTTTAATTATTGTTAAATTTTTCATCAATACATTTGGTAACACAGATTTAATTTTAAGATTATTCCCCTTTATTACTTCAATAGTAGGACTCTTATTATTTTATAAAGTTGCAAAATACAACTTAACAAGCAGAGCAACCATAATCGCACTTGGATTGTTTACTTTTTCTGATCCACTAATATATTATGCATCAGAAATTAAACAATATTCAAATGATGTTACTGCAATGTTATTAATTTTATTGGCGGCTTACAAAGTAATTGAGAACAATAAATTAGGAAATTATATTGTTTTTGCATTTACCGGAGCTATTCTTTTATGGTTTTCGCATCCAACAATGTTTATGCTTGCTGGTACTGGTATTGCATTAGGTATTTTTTATTTAGTTAATGGAGAAAAAAAATCTTTAAAAACTTTAGTATTTACAATAGGTTTTTGGTTGTTAAGTTTTGCATTTTTTTACTTGGTTTCTCTTAAATACCTTGCTCACGATACATACATGGAAGGATTTTGGCAATTGTCTTTTTTTCCAAGAAATCCATTTTCTAATAAAATTGATTTTATTAGTTGGTATTTAGAAAGACCATTTAAAATATTTGAACATCCTGTTGGTCTATATTTCACTGGCTTAGGGGTAATAACTTTCATTTTAGGTTCGCTAGAATTCTATAAAACAAGGAAATTAAAATTCTTTGTCATTATTTTACCTTTGATAGTTACTATTGCAGTATCATTTATGCGAAAATATCCCTTTAATCACAGACTAATTTTGTTTTTAGTTCCAATATTCTTAATGATGATTGCAAATGGAGTTTCACTTTTATTTAATAAAAAATATATTAGTTCAAAAAAATTTGGCATATTAGTTTTAATTCTTCTTTTTCTTCATCCAGTTACAAACAGTTTTAGAAAACTAAATACACCAAGAACAAGAGATGAAATAAAACTTGCAATCGAATTTATAAAGGAAAATAGGAAAAAAGAAGATACAATTTATTTGTATAATTTAGCAGAAACTGGTTTCAAATACTATTCTTCACAATATGGTTTTTCTGATGATGAGTATATAATTGGTCCCTATTTTAAAGGCAAGTGGGAAGATGCAGAAAAATATTTAGGGACAAAACGATTTTGGATTTTCTTTACACATATTTCACCATATCATCCGCATGCAAAAGAATTTTACTTGTCATTTTTAAGGGAAAATGGAAAGGAGCTAAAATCTTTCACTGCTGATGGAGCATCCGTTTACTTGTATGATTTAAGTCAAAAAAAATAA
- a CDS encoding bifunctional glycosyltransferase family 2/GtrA family protein, which translates to MKPDQLILNTKFTIVMPCYNEEKTLEKSVGRVRDISDENLKLEIIIVDDCSKDNSFNIAKGLATKYSDVKVYKHEKNQGKGAALRTGFQYATGDFVAVQDADLEYDPMELRKLLVPLINGDADVVLGSRFLSGGAHRVLYYWHSLGNKFLTMMSNMFSDLNLTDMETCYKVFKREVIQSIKIEENRFGFEPEIVAKIAQRRLRIFEMGISYYGRTYEEGKKIGAKDGFRALYCIFRYNANKAPVPIQFLFYLLIGGTAALVNLFVFLALFNSNFLVELSAPIAFVIAAIVNYYLSIKLLFRHKAKWNAPIELFMYSLLVIVAGLFDLYLTKFLLNLSFTPGSAKLIATGIGFILNFLGRKYLVFPEKPSGPWKPQQMGA; encoded by the coding sequence ATGAAACCCGATCAATTAATTCTTAATACAAAATTTACAATTGTAATGCCTTGTTATAATGAAGAAAAAACACTGGAAAAAAGTGTTGGCAGAGTTAGAGATATATCAGATGAAAATTTAAAACTGGAAATAATTATTGTTGATGATTGTTCAAAAGACAACAGTTTTAATATTGCCAAAGGTCTGGCGACTAAATATTCCGATGTAAAAGTTTACAAACATGAAAAAAATCAAGGAAAAGGAGCTGCTCTTAGAACTGGTTTTCAATATGCCACTGGAGATTTTGTTGCAGTTCAAGATGCCGATCTTGAATATGATCCAATGGAATTAAGAAAATTATTAGTTCCGTTAATAAATGGAGATGCCGATGTTGTTTTAGGTTCAAGATTTCTATCTGGCGGAGCACATAGAGTTTTATATTATTGGCATTCACTAGGAAATAAATTTTTAACAATGATGTCAAATATGTTTTCTGATTTGAATTTAACAGATATGGAAACATGTTATAAAGTATTTAAACGTGAAGTTATTCAGAGCATTAAAATTGAAGAAAATAGATTTGGTTTTGAACCAGAAATTGTTGCAAAAATTGCTCAAAGACGTTTAAGAATTTTTGAAATGGGGATATCTTATTACGGCAGAACTTATGAAGAAGGTAAAAAAATTGGCGCAAAAGATGGATTTAGAGCATTATACTGTATCTTTAGATATAATGCAAATAAAGCCCCTGTCCCTATACAGTTTTTATTTTATTTACTAATAGGAGGAACAGCTGCATTAGTAAATTTATTTGTTTTTTTGGCGTTATTTAACTCTAATTTTTTAGTTGAACTTTCTGCACCAATAGCATTTGTAATAGCTGCAATTGTTAATTATTACTTAAGTATAAAATTACTTTTTAGACACAAAGCTAAATGGAATGCACCAATTGAATTATTCATGTATTCATTATTGGTTATAGTTGCCGGATTATTTGATTTATATTTAACTAAATTTTTACTGAATTTAAGTTTTACTCCCGGTAGTGCAAAATTAATTGCAACCGGAATTGGATTTATTTTAAACTTTTTAGGTAGAAAATATCTTGTATTTCCTGAAAAACCAAGTGGACCTTGGAAACCACAGCAAATGGGGGCATAA